From Micromonospora auratinigra:
CCGACCTGTGGTACCTGGCGCAGGGCCTGTTCTGGGGCGAGGGGGAGCGGCCGGTGGACCGGGTCGCGGCCGACTTCGCCGCCCGCTGGTCCGGCCTGTTCGGCCTGGACACGCTGCCCGCCGACGCCACCGAGGTGCGGGTCGCGGTCGCCGACCTGCGGGAGCGCATCGACGCGGTCTTCCCCGACCCCGGCCCCTCGGACTGGCCGCTGGCCCGCCTGCACAGCCCGGATCTCCAGCTCTGCGCCGCCGACGTCGACGCGCTGGCCCGGGGCGACTACACGGTGGTGCTCGGCGAGCTGCACGCCGCCTGGGCGTCGTTCGACACCGCGCCGCTGGTCACCGGCCACCCCGAGCCGCAGCGGCTGCGCGACGCGCTCGCCGCCGACCTCGGCGGTCGCCGGGTACGCCTGCTCTTCCCCACCGACTGGCCGCGCCGGACCAGCCGGGTGGCCGCGGCGCTCACCGGCCCCACCGACCGCGAGCTGGCCTTCCGCCCCGCGCCCGGGGCCGACCGGGACCGGCTGCTGCCCACCGTCGACCTCACCGTCGCCGACGAGGACGGCCGGCTGGTCGCCACCGCCTCCGACAGCCAGCGCTGGTCGCTCACCGCGATCTTCGCCGAGCTGCTCAGCGCCCACGCGGTGGACGGTTTCAAACTGGTCGCCGCCGCGCCGCACACGCCCCGGATCACCCTGGACCGGATGGTGGTGGCCCGGGAGACCTGGCGGACCACCGCCGGGGAGAGCGGCCTCGGCCCGGCCGTCGGGGAACGCGACCGCTTCCTCGCCGTCCGCCGCTGGCGGGCCCGCCTGGGCCTGCCCGAGCAGGTGTACGTCAAGCTGGGCAGCGAGACCAAGCCCTGCTTCGTCGACCTGTCCAGCCCGGTGTACGCCGACATGCTCTGCGCGATGGTCCGCTCGGCCGCGATGGCGCACGGCGCGGACGTCTCCCTGGTGGTCGGCGAGATGCTGCCCGGCCCGGCCGACGCCTGGGTGCCGGACGCCGCGGGCCGGCGCTACCTCAGCGAGCTGCGGCTGCACATCGTGGACGCGACCGGCGCGGAGCGTCGGTCGTGAGCCACCGGATCCCCCTCGGCGACACGGGCTGGTCGGTCTGGCGGGACGTGGTGCTGCGGACCGCGGGCTTCCCGGCCGCCGGCCTGGACCGGCTCACCGCGCCGGAGGCCGCCGCGGTGGCGGACGCCCACCTCGACGGCACGGTCACCCGCGAGGTCGCCGAGAAGGCGCTCGGCACGGCGTTCGCCGGCTCCTCGGCCGAGCTGGCCGAGCTGGCCGCCGACCCGCTGCTGCGCGAGGCGGTCACCTGGCAGAACCCGGACATGCTGATCGCCCTGGACGGGCTGCTGCACACCGACCCCGCGGTGCGCAACGTGCGCCGCCGCAAGCGCGAACTCAGCCTGCTGCGCTACTGGCAGCGCTACTGCGGCAAGGCCGAGACGATCGGCTTCTTCGGGCCGGTCTGCTGGGGCGTGCTCGACCCGGACGACCCGGACACCCGGCTCACCCCGGGGCCGGGCCTGGTCGCCCGGCGCGAGGTGGTCTTCGAGGCGTGGGCGCTGATCGCGTACGCCGACCGGCTCGCCGACGACCTCGCGGTGCGCCGCTGGTGGGCGCCGGCGCTGCAACCGCACCTGAGCGTGGTGGACCGGCAGCTGTGCTGGCCGCTGCACCCGCCGGTGCCGCTCACCGCCGCCGAGGCGCGGCTGCTGGGGTACTGCGACGGCCGGACCCCCGCTATCGAGCTGGCCGCCCGCGCCGTCGCCGACGGTGACGTCGGGCTGCGCACCACCGCCGACGCGTACCTGCTGCTGGACCGGCTCGTCGACCGGGGACAGCTGACCTGGGACGCGAACCTGCCGAACAGCCCCGAGGCGGAACGGGTGCTCACCGCCCGCCTCGCCGCGATCGGCGACGCCGGGACCCGGGCCGAGGTGGGCGCCGGCTTCGACCGGCTGCGCGCCGCCCGCGACGCGGTCGCCGCCGCCGCCGGTGACCCGGACCGGCTCGGCGCGGCGCTCGTGCTGCTCAACGCCGAGTTCACCGCCGTCACCGGCCGGCCGGCCACCCGGCAGAGCGGCGAGATGTACGCCGGCCGCACCGTGCTCTACGAGGAGACCTCCCGCGACCTCACCGTCCGGGTGGGCGCCACCGTGACCGACGCGCTCGCCGCGCCGCTGTCCATCGTGCTGCACGCCGCCCGCTGGCTCACCGCCCAGGTGGGTGCCGGCTGTGCCCGGATCGTCGCGGACCTGCACGCCGAGCTGGCCGCCGACGGGCCGGTCCGGCTCGCCGACGTCTGGTTCCTCGCCCAGGGCATGCTGCTCGCCCCGGACGGCCCGGTGGCCCGGGCCGGTGCCGAGCTGACCGAGCGGTGGACCCGGCTGTGCGGCCTGCGCGACCTGCCCGCCGGTCAGCCGGAGCTGCGGCTCGACGCCGCCGACCTGGCGGAGCGCGCCGCCGAGCTGTTCCCGGCGACCGGGCCGGGGTGGCCGTCCGCCCGCATCCACAACGCCGACGTCCAGCTCGCCGCCGACTCCGTGGCGGCGCTGAACCGGGGCGAGTTCCTGCTCGTCCTCGGTGAGCTGCACCCGGCCACCGTCCCGTACGACAGCGCGGTGCTCACCCCGTTCCATCCCGACCCGGTGGCGCTGCGCGCCGCGCTGGACGCCGACCTCGGGCCGGCCCGGCTGCGGGTGCTCTACCCCGAGGGCTGGCCCCGGCTGGCCACCCGCACCACGTACGCGCTCGCCGGCCCGGCGGACCGGCAGCTCGGCATCGACACCGCCCGCGGCGGCGACGTGGAACGCCTCGTCCCGGCCACCGCGGTCCGGGTCGAGGCGGTGGCCGGCGACCTCGTCGCGGTCTTCCCCGACGGCGGCCGCTGGCCCGTCACGGAGGTCTTCGCCTCGCTGCTCGGCGCGCTGCTGGTCGACTCGTTCAAGCTGCTCGACCCGGCCCCGCACACGCCCCGGATCACCATCGACCGGCTGGTGGTGAACCGGCGCGGCTGGCGTACCACGGCCGGCGGCTGCGGGCTGGCCGGACACCGCACCGAGGCCGAGCGCTACCTCGCGGTCCGCCGCTGGCGGACCGCGCTCGACCTGCCCGAGCGGGTCTTCGTCAAGGTCGGCACCGAGGTCAAGCCCTGCTACGTCGACCTGACCGGCCCGCTCTACGCGCAGTCGCTGTGCGCCATGGTCGACGCCGCCCTGAAGACCGGACCGGACGTCCCGGTCACCGTCACCGAGCTGCTGCCCGAACCGGCCCGGTCCTGGGTGACCGACGCCGCCGGGCACGGCTACGTCAGCGAACTGCGCCTCCAGATCACCGATCCAGCACCGTACCGGGGAGACCACGGGTGACCGACATCCTGACCGCCAGCGCCGCCGCCGGAGAGGTCCTGCCCTGGCCGGAGGCGACCCTCGCCGACCTGGTCACCGCCCAGGCCGCCCGCACCCCGGACGCGGTGGCCGTCCGCCAGTGGGACGTCCGGCTGCGCTACCGCGACCTGGTCGACCGGGCCGCCGGGGTGGCCGCCGCGCTGCGGGAGCGGGGGGTCGGCCGGGGTGACCGGGTCGGCGTCTGCGGTCACCGCACCCCCGACCTGGTGGTGACCGT
This genomic window contains:
- a CDS encoding lantibiotic dehydratase, producing MSHRIPLGDTGWSVWRDVVLRTAGFPAAGLDRLTAPEAAAVADAHLDGTVTREVAEKALGTAFAGSSAELAELAADPLLREAVTWQNPDMLIALDGLLHTDPAVRNVRRRKRELSLLRYWQRYCGKAETIGFFGPVCWGVLDPDDPDTRLTPGPGLVARREVVFEAWALIAYADRLADDLAVRRWWAPALQPHLSVVDRQLCWPLHPPVPLTAAEARLLGYCDGRTPAIELAARAVADGDVGLRTTADAYLLLDRLVDRGQLTWDANLPNSPEAERVLTARLAAIGDAGTRAEVGAGFDRLRAARDAVAAAAGDPDRLGAALVLLNAEFTAVTGRPATRQSGEMYAGRTVLYEETSRDLTVRVGATVTDALAAPLSIVLHAARWLTAQVGAGCARIVADLHAELAADGPVRLADVWFLAQGMLLAPDGPVARAGAELTERWTRLCGLRDLPAGQPELRLDAADLAERAAELFPATGPGWPSARIHNADVQLAADSVAALNRGEFLLVLGELHPATVPYDSAVLTPFHPDPVALRAALDADLGPARLRVLYPEGWPRLATRTTYALAGPADRQLGIDTARGGDVERLVPATAVRVEAVAGDLVAVFPDGGRWPVTEVFASLLGALLVDSFKLLDPAPHTPRITIDRLVVNRRGWRTTAGGCGLAGHRTEAERYLAVRRWRTALDLPERVFVKVGTEVKPCYVDLTGPLYAQSLCAMVDAALKTGPDVPVTVTELLPEPARSWVTDAAGHGYVSELRLQITDPAPYRGDHG